The following are encoded in a window of Solidesulfovibrio magneticus RS-1 genomic DNA:
- a CDS encoding tyrosine-type recombinase/integrase: MSAAKASQVLAKLKEAARTGEGATSLAEKRKLAEAKREEERQQEEARARENITFADYCANDYLPLARVTKKPESIRKTEEHVKNWLGPVVGRLPLKNIRQMHMQKVLLAMANAGRSPRSIQYVFATFRAIWNHARNNGFVQVQSPTKGVALPKVNNERKRYLSRPEADALLAELATRSPQTHDLALLSLDTGMRFSEVTGLTWGCVDLDKGRIDILNAKGEKDRAIPMTARVKELFESMTPGASNELIFKSRVGGQIGKISKSFDLAVEKLGLNKDVDDPKQIFSFHCLRHTCASWLIEAGTDLYVVQKTLGHSTPVVTQRYSHVADASIANAFRAMEADTAKAQPGKKVISLGDR; the protein is encoded by the coding sequence ATGAGCGCCGCCAAGGCGTCCCAGGTGTTAGCCAAACTCAAGGAAGCCGCCAGGACCGGCGAGGGGGCTACCAGCCTTGCCGAAAAGCGCAAGTTGGCTGAAGCCAAGCGCGAGGAAGAGCGCCAGCAGGAAGAAGCCCGCGCCCGGGAAAACATCACCTTCGCGGACTACTGTGCCAACGACTACCTCCCTCTGGCCCGCGTCACGAAAAAGCCCGAGTCCATCCGCAAGACCGAAGAGCACGTCAAGAACTGGCTCGGCCCCGTAGTCGGTCGCCTGCCGCTCAAAAACATCCGCCAGATGCACATGCAGAAGGTGCTTTTGGCGATGGCAAACGCCGGCCGGTCACCCCGCTCCATCCAATACGTTTTCGCCACGTTCCGGGCCATCTGGAACCACGCCCGCAACAACGGCTTCGTCCAGGTTCAAAGCCCGACCAAAGGCGTGGCCCTGCCCAAGGTGAACAATGAGCGCAAGCGGTATCTGAGCCGGCCCGAGGCAGACGCCCTGCTGGCCGAACTCGCTACCCGCAGCCCGCAGACACATGACCTCGCCTTGCTGTCCCTGGACACTGGTATGCGCTTCTCTGAGGTCACGGGCCTGACCTGGGGGTGCGTGGACCTGGACAAGGGACGAATCGACATCCTCAACGCCAAGGGCGAAAAGGACCGCGCCATCCCCATGACCGCCAGGGTCAAGGAGCTTTTCGAGTCCATGACGCCGGGCGCGTCCAACGAACTGATTTTCAAGAGTCGCGTGGGCGGGCAGATAGGCAAAATCTCCAAGTCCTTCGACCTTGCCGTGGAAAAGCTTGGCCTGAACAAAGACGTGGACGATCCCAAGCAGATTTTCAGCTTCCATTGCCTGCGCCATACCTGTGCAAGCTGGCTCATCGAGGCCGGGACCGACCTCTATGTGGTGCAAAAGACCCTAGGGCACTCCACGCCCGTGGTCACGCAGCGCTACAGCCACGTTGCCGACGCCTCCATAGCCAACGCCTTTCGGGCCATGGAAGCCGACACGGCCAAGGCCCAGCCCGGCAAGAAGGTGATAAGCTTGGGTGATCGGTGA